The nucleotide sequence TGGTCGCAACACCGAAGAACAGCGGGATCAGAGCTCCCACGATCGCCATCGGCACCGAGATCATGATCACCAGCGGGTCACGCAAGCTCTCGAACTGCGCCGCCAGCACCAGGAAGATGATGATCAGCGCGAAGCCGAAGGTGATCGCGAGCTGGTTGCCCTCCTGCACGTACTGGCGGGAGTCCGCGAGATAGTCGTGGCTGAAGCCCTGCGGCAGCTTCTTGGCCTCACTCTCGAGGAAGTCCACCGCCTGACCGATGGTCACGCCGGGCATCGGCACCGCCGAGAACGTCGCCGAATTGAGCTGATTGTAGTGGGTCAGCGAGTTCGGATCGGTGGTGGTCTTGATCGATACCACCGTCGACAGCGGGAGCTGCTGGCCGGTGTTGGTGGTCACGTAGTAGCCGCCCAGCGATTCCGGCGAGAGCCGCTTGCCGCGCGGCACCTGCGGGATCACTTGGTAGGAGCGGCCCTCAAGGTTGAAGCGGTTGATGTAGTTGCCGCCGAGCAGAACCGCGAGCGTGCTGCCGAGATTCTGCATGTTGACGCCGAGGTCCTGGGCCTTGGTGCGGTCGATCGTGATCTTCACGTTCGGCTGGTTGAAGGCAAGGTCGCTGTCGGAGACGATGAACATGCCGCTCTTGCGCGCAGCGTCCTTCAACTTCTCCATCTGCTCATAGACCGTCTGGAATCCGGCGGTGGAGTTGATCACCATCTGCACCGGCAGGCCGCCCGGCCCGCCCGGCAGCGGCGGCAGGTTGAATGCGAACGCCTGGACGCCCTCGATCTTGGACAGTTCCGCCTGCACCAGCGGCTTCAACGCGATCGACGAGCGCTTGCGCTCGTCCCAGGGCTTGAGCAGCATGCCAGCGATACCGCCCTGCGGACCGTTGATACCGTTCAGCACGAAGCGGAGATCGGTCTCGGGGAATTTCTGGAATTCCTTGTCGAGCTTGTCACCATAGAAGTCGAGATAGTCGATGTTGGCGTATTTCGGCGCCTTGGTCACCGCGAACACGATGCCTTGATCTTCCTCGGGCGCCAGCTCCTTCGACGTATGCATGTAAAGGAACCCGACGAGGCCGAGGATCGTCAGCGCGAACAGTCCCGTCACCGCTTTGTAGTCGAGCGAGCGGTCGAGCTTGCGGCCGTACCAGCGCGTCACTGCGCCGAACACCTTGTTGACGAGCTTGGCGAAACGCCCTTCCTCGGTGTTCTTCAGCAGCACCGAGCACATCATCGGCGACAGCGTCAGCGCGATCACGCCTGATACGATCACCGAGCCCGCGAGGGTAAAGGCGAATTCGCGGAACAGCGAGCCGGTGAGGCCGCCGAGGAAACCGATCGGCGCATACACTGCGGCGAGCGTGATGGTCATGGAAATGACCGGACCCACGATCTCGCGCGCGCCTTGCAGCGCCGCCTGGACCGGCGTCTTGCCCTCCTCCAGATGGCGGTGGATGTTCTCCACCACGACGATGGCGTCGTCGACCACGAGGCCGATGGCGAGCACCATGGCGAGCAGCGTCAGCAGGTTGAAGCTGAAGCCCAGCGCCAGCATCAGCGTGCAGACGCCGATCATCGACAGCGGGATGGTGACCACCGGAATGATGACCGAGCGGAGTGAGGCCAGGAACAGGAAGATCACCACGATGACGATGATGACGGCTTCGCCCAGCGTCTTCTCGACCTCGTCGATCGACGACTGGATGAACTTGGTCGAGTCGTAGGCGACCTTCATCTTCATCGACGGCGGCAAATTGCGCTCGAGTTCGGGGAACAGCGCGCGCACGCCCTTGACCAGCGTCAGCGGGTTTCCTTGTGGGGTCGCCTGCACGCCGATGAAGATCGCGTGCTCGCCGTTGAAGGCGACGCTCGCATCCGTGCTCTGCGCGGCAAGTTCGACGGTCGCGATGTCCTCCATCCGCACGAAGCCGCCGTCCTTGGCCTTGACGATCATCTTCTTGAACTGATTGACGTCGGTGAGGCCCGTGTTCGTCGAGACGTTCGAGACGATGAGGTAGCCCTTGGTCTGGCCTGCCGCGGACTGGAAGTTGTTGGCGGTGATCGCCGCGGCGACATCGGCCGGCGACACGTTGCGGCCCGCCATCTTCACCGGATCAAGCCACAGCCGCATCGCGAAGGTCTGGCCGCCGAGAATGTCGGCGGAGGCCACGCCGTCGACGGTCGACAGCACCGGCTGCACCACGCGCGTCAGATAGTCCGAGATCGCCGATCCCGACAGCTCCTCGGACGAGAAGCCGAGATACATCACGGCCGTGGTCTGGCCCGTGGTCTTGGTGACGATCGGGTCGTTGGATTCCTTCGGGATCAGATATTTGACCGAATTGG is from Bradyrhizobium sp. ISRA430 and encodes:
- a CDS encoding MexW/MexI family multidrug efflux RND transporter permease subunit translates to MAFTDIFIKRPVLSVVVSLLILLIGLRAAMVLPIRQYPKLSNTVINITTVYPGASADLIQGFITTPIEQAVASAEGVDYITSSSVLGTSTIQVYIKLNFDPNQALTEVLAKTNSVKYLIPKESNDPIVTKTTGQTTAVMYLGFSSEELSGSAISDYLTRVVQPVLSTVDGVASADILGGQTFAMRLWLDPVKMAGRNVSPADVAAAITANNFQSAAGQTKGYLIVSNVSTNTGLTDVNQFKKMIVKAKDGGFVRMEDIATVELAAQSTDASVAFNGEHAIFIGVQATPQGNPLTLVKGVRALFPELERNLPPSMKMKVAYDSTKFIQSSIDEVEKTLGEAVIIVIVVIFLFLASLRSVIIPVVTIPLSMIGVCTLMLALGFSFNLLTLLAMVLAIGLVVDDAIVVVENIHRHLEEGKTPVQAALQGAREIVGPVISMTITLAAVYAPIGFLGGLTGSLFREFAFTLAGSVIVSGVIALTLSPMMCSVLLKNTEEGRFAKLVNKVFGAVTRWYGRKLDRSLDYKAVTGLFALTILGLVGFLYMHTSKELAPEEDQGIVFAVTKAPKYANIDYLDFYGDKLDKEFQKFPETDLRFVLNGINGPQGGIAGMLLKPWDERKRSSIALKPLVQAELSKIEGVQAFAFNLPPLPGGPGGLPVQMVINSTAGFQTVYEQMEKLKDAARKSGMFIVSDSDLAFNQPNVKITIDRTKAQDLGVNMQNLGSTLAVLLGGNYINRFNLEGRSYQVIPQVPRGKRLSPESLGGYYVTTNTGQQLPLSTVVSIKTTTDPNSLTHYNQLNSATFSAVPMPGVTIGQAVDFLESEAKKLPQGFSHDYLADSRQYVQEGNQLAITFGFALIIIFLVLAAQFESLRDPLVIMISVPMAIVGALIPLFFGVATMNIYTQVGLLTLVGLITKHGILMVEFANELQIRERLDRRSAIEMSARIRLRPILMTTAAMVTGLIPLLTATGAGAASRFSIGLVVVAGMSIGTLFTLFVLPAVYVVLATDHSKEAESERNKQIDAMDIGSKALRPT